A single Hippocampus zosterae strain Florida chromosome 1, ASM2543408v3, whole genome shotgun sequence DNA region contains:
- the cdx1a gene encoding homeobox protein CDX-1a, with product MYPNSQPARLPAQTLPINSQYMVPPYDFTAYHHMPGVADPSASAWNPVYREEYPFNFPGSSPGAGQVNFNSAELSGVSAGLGGGALNHYNLFSSQDPFCRRRPHEPAKVPAPAGGKTRTKEKYRVVYTDHQRQELENEFQFNRYITMRRKSELSVALNLSERQVKIWFQNRRAKERKIHRKKLQDSQQPSTSTSTPPVPSGSSDGHNAPSPGGNILPSAISEEYKMEFI from the exons ATGTACCCTAACTCCCAGCCGGCCAGACTCCCGGCGCAGACGCTGCCTATCAACAGTCAGTACATGGTGCCTCCGTATGACTTCACCGCTTACCATCACATGCCGGGAGTCGCCGACCCATCCGCGAGTGCCTGGAATCCCGTTTACCGCGAGGAGTACCCCTTCAACTTCCCGGGTTCCAGCCCTGGCGCCGGGCAGGTGAACTTCAACTCAGCAGAGCTGAGCGGCGTGTCCGCCGGCCTTGGAGGAGGAGCCCTCAACCACTACAACCTTTTCTCTAGTCAGGACCCCTTTTGCCGAAGGAGACCCCATGAGCCCGCCAAGGTCCCGGCCCCTGCAG GAGGAAAGACTCGCACAAAGGAAAAATACAGGGTGGTTTACACGGACCACCAGCGGCAGGAGCTGGAGAATGAGTTTCAGTTCAACCGCTACATCACAATGAGGCGCAAGTCTGAGCTGTCCGTGGCACTGAATCTCTCCGAAAGACAG GTGAAGATCTGGTTTCAGAACAGACGCGCCAAAGAAAGGAAGATACACAGGAAGAAGCTGCAAGATTCCCAGCAGCCCTCCACGTCCACCTCCACCCCGCCTGTGCCCAGTGGGTCCAGTGACGGCCACAACGCACCAAGCCCAGGCGGCAATATTCTACCAAGTGCCATATCAGAAGAGTACAAGATGGAGTTCATATGA